One Canis aureus isolate CA01 chromosome 38, VMU_Caureus_v.1.0, whole genome shotgun sequence DNA segment encodes these proteins:
- the LOC144307407 gene encoding flavin-containing monooxygenase 5-like has protein sequence MPVDTVLFTRFNAVLTRFYPTFLINRWAENKLNARFNHDVYGLLPQHRFLSHQATFSDDLPNHIISGRILIKPNVREFTETSAIFEDGTEEDLDVIIFATGYTTFSFPFLENNSTVLDSQHSMFKFVFPPQLEKPSLAFIGTLQPVGATIPTSELQSRWAVRVFKGLNKLPSVSGMMDDIRKKREKIEKEFLNNPRDTCRVQYVDYMDEIASEIGVKPNLLSLFLWDPKLAKDIFFGPCTPYQYRLQGPGKWAGARRAILTQRERIIKPLRTRTLSHDQPPYSVPFWLKSICAVLLFVLTLIIIKG, from the exons ATGCCCGTGGACACTGTTCTCTTCACTCGTTTTAATGCTGTCCTCACCAGATTTTACCCCACATTCTTAATCAACAGATGGGCAGAGAATAAATTAAATGCTCGATTTAACCATGATGTTTATGGTTTGCTACCTCAACACAG ATTTCTGAGCCATCAGGCTACTTTCAGTGATGATCTACCCAATCACATAATATCTGGAAGAATTCTGATAAAACCAAATGTGAGAGAGTTCACGGAGACATCTGCCATCTTTGAAGATGGTACAGAAGAGGACCTCGATGTTATCATTTTTGCCACAGGATATActactttctctttcccctttttggaaaataattcaaCAGTTCTGGACAGCCAACACTCCATGTTTAAATTTGTCTTTCCTCCTCAACTAGAGAAACCATCCCTAGCTTTCATCGGCACCCTCCAGCCAGTGGGAGCCACCATACCCACATCAGAGCTCCAGAGTCGATGGGCTGTCCGCGTATTCAAGG GATTGAACAAATTACCTTCGGTGAGTGGCATGATGGATGAcataagaaagaagagagaaaaaattgaaaaaga ATTCCTGAATAATCCTCGTGACACATGCAGAGTGCAGTACGTGGATTACATGGATGAAATTGCCTCTGAGATAGGAGTGAAACCCAACCTGCTCTCGCTCTTCCTGTGGGATCCTAAACTGGCTAAGGACATTTTCTTTGGACCATGCACGCCTTACCAGTACCGCCTGCAGGGGCCAGGGAAGTGGGCTGGGGCCCGGAGAGCCATCCTGACCCAGAGAGAGCGGATCATCAAGCCACTGAGGACTCGTACCCTCAGCCATGACCAGCCCCCATACTCTGTGCCATTTTGGCTTAAAAGTATCTGTGCTGTTCTTCTCTTTGTTCTCACTTTAATCATTATTAAAGGATAA